One part of the Candidatus Rokuibacteriota bacterium genome encodes these proteins:
- a CDS encoding ABC transporter permease — translation MRPFLRHARYVLTENPLTLGAFALLLLFAVLAALGSWIAPYDPLASDAGHKLESPSRAHWFGTDHVGRDILSRVIVATRLDLAISLSAVALSFALGSVAGACAGFYGGWTERIVSRLVDTIMAFPLFVLAMGIIAAVGTTVANIVYATAIINFPFYARMARAEVNVRREAGFVEAARLAGNGSARILAVHLFPNCLPPMTVQASLNMGWAILNAAGLSFIGLGVRPPTPEWGIMVADGAAFMVSGEWWVSFFPGLALMLAVFCCNLLGDGVRDLVDPRRRT, via the coding sequence ATGAGGCCCTTCCTTCGCCACGCGCGCTACGTCCTCACCGAAAACCCCTTGACCCTGGGCGCCTTCGCGCTGCTCCTCCTGTTCGCGGTGCTCGCCGCGTTGGGGTCCTGGATCGCCCCCTACGACCCGCTGGCGAGCGATGCCGGCCACAAGCTCGAGTCCCCATCCCGCGCCCACTGGTTCGGAACCGACCACGTGGGCCGAGACATCTTGAGCCGCGTGATCGTCGCGACCCGGCTCGACCTCGCCATCTCGCTGTCGGCGGTCGCGCTCTCCTTCGCCCTGGGGAGCGTGGCGGGCGCGTGCGCCGGCTTCTACGGCGGCTGGACGGAGCGCATCGTGTCGCGCCTGGTGGACACGATCATGGCGTTCCCGCTCTTCGTCCTCGCCATGGGGATCATCGCGGCGGTCGGGACGACGGTCGCCAACATCGTCTACGCGACCGCGATTATCAACTTCCCGTTCTACGCCCGCATGGCGCGCGCCGAGGTCAACGTGCGGCGCGAGGCTGGCTTCGTCGAAGCGGCCCGGCTCGCGGGGAACGGCTCCGCCCGCATCCTCGCCGTCCATCTCTTCCCGAACTGCCTGCCGCCCATGACGGTCCAGGCGTCGCTCAACATGGGATGGGCGATCCTCAACGCCGCCGGCCTCTCGTTCATCGGCCTCGGCGTGCGCCCGCCCACGCCGGAGTGGGGCATCATGGTCGCGGACGGCGCCGCGTTCATGGTCTCCGGGGAATGGTGGGTCTCCTTCTTCCCCGGCCTGGCGCTGATGCTCGCCGTGTTCTGCTGCAACCTGCTCGGCGACGGTGTCCGGGACCTCGTCGACCCGCGGCGCCGGACGTG